A part of Leishmania major strain Friedlin complete genome, chromosome 11 genomic DNA contains:
- a CDS encoding putative cytochrome b5 — MSASELRVYSWEEIAKHTNDDDCWVVMYDKVLDVSKWLQEHPGGLDPIKDMAGMDITNSFESIGHSSTALVKSKSFIIGCVDPEESKMRKEAAKKASTPAPKWSETKREELRRYKGGEGIIPMPALIGAVVAILALLFYLLR; from the coding sequence ATGTCTGCGAGCGAACTGCGGGTGTACTCGTGGGAGGAGATTGCGAAGCACACGAATGATGACGACTGCTGGGTGGTGATGTACGACAAAGTGCTGGATGTGAGCAAGTGGCTGCAGGAGCACCCTGGCGGCCTCGACCCCATCAAGGACATGGCTGGCATGGATATCACAAACAGCTTCGAGAGTATTGGGCACTCGAGCACGGCGTTGGTGAAAAGTAAAAGCTTCATCATCGGCTGCGTGGACCCGGAGGAGTCGAAGATGCGCAAGGAGGCCGCAAAGAAGGCGTCGACCCCGGCCCCGAAGTGGTCGGAGACGAAGCGTGAAGAGCTGCGGCGCTACAAGGGTGGTGAGGGTATTATCCCGATGCCCGCCCTCATCGGGGCGGTGGTAGCCATCCTGGCTCTTCTCTTCTATCTGTTGAGGTGA